A genomic stretch from Aedes albopictus strain Foshan chromosome 2, AalbF5, whole genome shotgun sequence includes:
- the LOC109402997 gene encoding intracellular hyaluronan-binding protein 4 — protein MENTSYGINVANRYDLFSIDDEGDDPFETITQKKQKTQKKPQVNPSTTTENSVAKLAVKKVKNAEKENKTTQSKTVNNENRHPDKFEEPKSSTANNNSNLHNQRGEKHGIKETQKDNIRTTREDGNKNGYPGKNSERRQINKSTYAGTENREDKNNRKNREGGNDENGPRKPQTGNKRFDVRGKREFDRQSGSNKTGVKSVEKRDGTGSHNWGSAKLDAKEFNNFQEEYMPHESEEEKGQASDQTKEEQTEQSDAKPVEEELKEMTLDEWKAQIAAARSKPQYNLRKAGEGENAAQWDKMVALDKKKSETAETEEENEIQKTGKQKQVLDIEFHFNDGRRGGLMGRPRGRGGKGTPRNPGRREGEKKDTNETRENEPEKRDRRTRPPATNDGNFKAKQSSRFNKNTAPKVDDEHDFPSLG, from the coding sequence ATGGAGAACACATCGTATGGGATAAATGTGGCCAATCGGTACGACCTTTTTTCAATCGACGATGAGGGTGACGATCCTTTTGAAACTATAACTCAAAAAAAGCAAAAAACTCAAAAGAAACCCCAAGTCAATCCCTCAACGACCACTGAAAATTCGGTTGCAAAATTGGCTGTAAAAAAGGTAAAAAACGCGGaaaaagagaacaaaactacgCAAAGCAAAACTGTTAATAATGAAAACCGACATCCTGACAAATTTGAAGAACCTAAGAGTTCTACAGCAAATAATAACTCTAATTTACATAATCAGCGTGGGGAGAAGCATGGTATTAAAGAAACCCAGAAAGATAACATTCGCACAACACGTGAAGATGGAAACAAAAATGGCTACCCAGGAAAAAATTCCGAAAGACGCCAAATTAACAAGAGCACCTATGCAGGCACCGAAAACCGCGAAGACAAAAATAATCGAAAGAATCGTGAAGGCGGCAACGATGAAAATGGACCCCGTAAACCACAAACTGGAAACAAACGCTTCGATGTTCGTGGTAAACGAGAATTCGATCGTCAGTCAGGTTCTAATAAAACTGGCGTAAAATCTGTCGAAAAACGTGATGGAACTGGTTCACATAATTGGGGTAGTGCCAAATTAGACGCAAAGGAGTTCAAtaatttccaggaagaatataTGCCACATGAATCGGAGGAAGAGAAAGGGCAAGCTTCAGATCAGACTAAAGAAGAACAAACTGAGCAAAGCGATGCTAAGCCTGTCGAAGAAGAACTTAAGGAAATGACATTGGATGAATGGAAGGCACAGATTGCGGCTGCCAGGTCAAAACCCCAATACAATTTAAGGAAAGCAGGAGAAGGTGAAAATGCAGCTCAATGGGACAAGATGGTAGCATTAGATAAGAAAAAATCCGAAACAGCTGAAAcggaagaagaaaatgagattcagAAAACTGGCAAACAGAAACAGGTCCTTGATATTGAATTCCATTTCAACGATGGACGGCGTGGTGGATTGATGGGTAGACCAAGGGGACGAGGTGGAAAAGGTACACCGAGAAATCCAGGAAGACGCGAGGGGGAGAAGAAAGATACAAATGAAACACGTGAAAACGAACCAGAAAAACGAGACCGGCGCACTCGTCCACCAGCGACGAATGATGGTAATTTTAAAGCTAAACAGAGTTCACGTTTCAATAAGAACACTGCTCCGAAAGTTGACGATGAGCATGATTTTCCTTCGTTAGGCTAG